The window GCCTGACCGTGTCGAGCATTTCGGCCGGCGGGCGGCTGCCGCGAAAGGAGGCCGGCTGCAGCTTGCGCGCGGCCGCGATCGCCTCCTTCGGCAGATGCGCCTGGAAGACGAAGCCGCAAGCGGTGTTGTCGAGCGGCAGGACATCGCCCAGCGTTACCGTGCTGAGCGCGAAATCGGTGTTGCGATACCAGCGCACGATGGTCGGGCCGCGCTCGGTCCAGATCGCGACGCCGCAGCTGGCGGCAATGCGCGAAGCAAGTCCCTTCATCGCGCGCGCCGCGACCTCGACGGCATCGATACGCCGCAGCGCCCGGATCCCGATGCTCAAAGCCATAGGACCGAGATCGTAATAGCCGGTGACGTCGTCCTGCGCCGCCAGCCCCTCCCGCACCAGGCTCTGCATGTAGCGATGGGCGGTGGACGAGCCGGTGCGAGCCCGCCGGGCGATCTCGCCCAGCACCAGCGGCCCATCCGCCTTGGCCAGGATATCGAGGAAGCGGGCGGCGATCGAGACCGACTGGATCGTCGCCGAGCGTTTGGTGGGGCTAAGGCTGGTCATGATGCGAATCGCGGCAGGAGAGCGCGGCAGATGCCGGTGCGCGCTTTGTGACACCCGGAGCCTCATGGGGACAAGCAGCGCTCTCATTCGAGTGTTTCCAAACGTTCCGCCAGGTCGGACGCGACAACTGCGACCGGAAAAGCACAATTTGAGGCAATACGGCAGCTTGGCCT is drawn from Bosea sp. Tri-49 and contains these coding sequences:
- a CDS encoding IclR family transcriptional regulator; the encoded protein is MTSLSPTKRSATIQSVSIAARFLDILAKADGPLVLGEIARRARTGSSTAHRYMQSLVREGLAAQDDVTGYYDLGPMALSIGIRALRRIDAVEVAARAMKGLASRIAASCGVAIWTERGPTIVRWYRNTDFALSTVTLGDVLPLDNTACGFVFQAHLPKEAIAAARKLQPASFRGSRPPAEMLDTVRRDGGAELNEHLFSLLTGKAAPVFNALGEIACVVTTVSFVKTAEAEGHRAALFAAAGAATRDSGGG